The following DNA comes from Methanothrix sp..
TATCCCGGGGAGGCATCATCCTGGAGGGTGAAGGCAAAAGCGTCGATCATGTGGGAGAGAGGATGAGCGGGGGGAGGATATACCTTCATCAGGGGGCAGGCGACTATCTGGGCCAGGAGATGACCGGCGGGGGGATAATAACCGCCGGCGTGGGAAGCTATGCCTTTCGCAGAATGAGCGGAGGCTGGGGGGTGATCAGGGGAGAGGGCGGCAATTTCCTGGCACTGGGCTCTTCTGGGGGAAGGGTGGTATGCCAGGGCGGCTGCGGGGAGAGAGCGGGCTGGCTGATGAGCGGGGGAAGCCTGCGCATTCATGGCGATGCAGGCGACTATCTGGGGCTGCTGATGAAGGGGGGGCGGATCACCATCTTTGGCCGGGCAGGAAGGAGGGCGGGCTGGCGGATGAAGGGCGGCACGATCAGAGGAAGGGAGTTTGGCCCTGAGGCGGCGGATGGAGTCCTGGGACTGGATTGAGATCTGGCAGCGCTCCCGCCAGAGCTGGCACTGGCCGCTTCTCCCCCCTCCCGTTCTGAGGGAAGAAGGAATATCGAGCAGCTTTGTCTTCCCGAACTACCAGATCACCCTGAACCAGCAGGACCTGGAGCTCGGGCCGCTGTACCTGGAGAACCTCTTCGATCATCTCATAGTGCAGTACATCTTCTGCCCCCGCTCTCTGGAGAACGCCGGGCTCCTCGCTCTGGCTGCGCTCAAGGGTCTGGGCCATCATCTACCATCCGATTCAGCATATACCCAGGCGTATTCCTCAGCTTATTCTCTGGCATACACTCCGAGAGGCAAGATGTCTCTCGATCGGGCAGCGCACATCCTGTCTGCCCGCAGAATGGTGAACATATTCTCGGATATCGTATCTGACTCCTTCCGGCTGGAGAGGAGCAGGAGGGACGAAGAGCTGGTGCTGATGGGCTACAGGAGGCTGGCGGATAGGGATGGGCAGGCAGGATGCCCCCTCATGCCGATGGATAGAGTGATCCTGGGATTCTTGAGGGCTTTTTGGGGGGCCGACCTCCCCCCCTGCCCCCTCCCAGAGGTCGAGCATCTCCTGCGGATCTTCTCTCCCGGCATCAGGGACAGAAGCCTCTGGCCCAGGCAGTGCCAGGAGATGGCCCGCATCCTGGGAGCCCTCGAACCGGGCGTTCTGGGGCAGGGGCCGGTCAGGGCGCAGGAGATATTGAATGGCAGCGCAGATGCCGTGCCCCTGCTCTGCGCCTCAGGCCTTGATGCCGGGGAGTATGAGGAGGCCCGGGCGGTGTTGGGGCAGAGAGGAGATCTGAAGCGCTGGTATCGCGATCAGAGCTACTTCATAGAGATCAGAGAGCTTCCCCGGGCCCGCTATGAGACCTGCCCCTCTGATTACACCAAATGGAGGCTGACCGACCCCTTCTCCGATCTGGATATATCCTACTCCCTGAGCCTGAGCCCCTATCTGATTCCCGGGGTCTCGACCTACAGGAGGAGGCATCAGTCCAATCCCCTGATCCCGGGAAGGGCGGGGGTGCCCGATCTTCTTGTGGTCCTGGACAGCAGCCGCTCCATGGAGGGGCCGAGGAAGGGCACCCGGACCCATAAGGCGACCCTGGCCGCCTTCAAGGCCTGCCAGTTCGCTCATTCCATGGGGGCGGAGCTGGCGGCGATAAACTTCAGCGAGAGCTATCACTCCATTGGCTGGACAAGAGACCTGAATGCCGTGGAGGATGTCCTGGTGGAGTTCTTCTGCACCCGCACCCATATACCCGGGAACAGGATTCGAGAGCTGGCCTGGGCCCGGCCAGGCTGCCTGATCCTCTGCATCACAGACACCCATATCCAAAATCTCTACCAGGAGTGGGAGGATATCAAGAAGGCCGCGGAGGTGGGAAGCTTCGTTCTCTTCTCCATCGATCCCGCCTACCGGGATAAGCATGTGGAAGAGGCCCTCTCCAGCCTGGGCCAGGTCTACCACATCCGCCAGCTTGATGATCTCATATCCCTGGTGGTGGAGGTCTCGGAGAGGGCCTACAGCGGGGAAAGTTTTATCATCTCCCAGTAGACTGGGATTCTGGCATGCCGGGATAGGGTAGTGGTTATCCTGAGGGACTGTGGATCCCTCAAGCTGGGTTCGAATCCCGGTCCCGGCCCCTTATGTCCATGGTTTTTTGCTGAAGGCAGCACGCCAGGGCAGCCCCCAGCATCACGCCAGGATTTGGCCACGATTTTATCTTATCCCATCCGGGGAATACTGTATCTTGGGGGAGACCTTCCAAAGGTTAAAAGAGTCAAGGGAGTTGTCCACAGTGCACTGATAGACCCTGAGAGAGCGTTGGGAGTAGGGCCTGGAGAGCTCCTCATAGATGGCCTCATCTGAGAAGCCCACCCCCTGGGCGGCGGCATCAAAGCGGGTAGCGGCGAAGAGCAGCATGGGTATATTGGCCCAGCAGATGGCAGCGAAGCACATGGGGCAGGGCTCTGCAGAGCTGTAGATGACGCAGTGGGATACACCGCCCGGCTGGGGCAGCCTTGACACCTCCTTCTCAATCCTTCCCAGGTCGAAGACCCCCAGGCTGGCGCAGGCGCTGCGAATGGCCATGATCTCTGCATGGGCGGTGGGGTCCAGCGACGATACGACCTGGTTGTGATTTATCCAGTACCTCAGGATCTGATCGGTCTCGTCATCTATCTGTACCACCACTGCCGCAAAAGGACCGCCCCCATCCTCCACCGACTCCCGGGCCGCCTGGCAGGCCAGCCGCATCCAGGAATCGCCCTCCACCTCGATCCCTCTGTAGATGCCCTCCGGCTTGATATTGGCTGTCTGGACGGGATAATACCTGCACTCCTCCTGATCCTCCAGGGTGCACAGGGGAGTATAACCACTCCAGGGCTGGCGATACTCAATTACTCTGCTGGCAACCGGAACAGGCTTGAATTCAAACCTCTCTCTCCCCACATCCACCGGGGGGGAGAGGCGGGCTGGAGAAGGAGCGCTGCTCATCGAGCTCCCGCTGCTATGCAGCCTCCCGGGAGGCCTGCCCTCTCCCCCTCCTTTGGCTTGCCGTTCTGACATATTCCCCGGCAATTCCCCTATCTGCTCACCTGCATCTCAAAGGTGCTATTCTCCCCCGGACCGAGCCTCATCCGGATCTGCTTCCACCTCTGCAGGTATGGCCCCAGCTCCCGCCAGAAGCCCTCCAGCCACACCCGGCGATCGTGCTCGCTCCATGCCTCAGCGCCCTCATCCAGGGAGAGGGCCTTCTCGAGAGCTAGGTCCTCCATCCTCTTCTGGCTCTCAATGAGCTGGACGGCACATCCCTCGCCGTTCTCGTCCTCGACCACCATCATCTTGAACCCTCCCACCTCTATCGAAGACTCAGGGGCAAGCCTTCCCGCCCTCGCCTTCAGCGCCCCCTGAGCAATCGCCTGGAAGATCTCCTCTCGGGCGGCCAGCTGCACCGCCCTTCCTCTAAGATCAAGCATCTCTCTTCCTCAAATAGCCAATCGATAATTGTAAAGGTGTATTGGGAATGAGAGCAGATAAATAATTATAGGCCATGATGATCCCCAAATGATCACCTGAATGATCCCCTGAATGATAGCCATGAATGATAGCCATGAATAATGGGCCAAAATCCACCTGGAGTATGGTATGGGCTGCTTTGAGAGCTACATGGAATTTCGCGAGGAGGTAGAGAAGATCAAGACGAACCAGAGGGATCGGCTTCGCCCTTCAGAGAAGGAAAAAGGCGATCCTTCTGCAGACCCTCCAAATGGCCTTTAGTCCATCTCGCTGACATTGACCCAAAGATGCAGGTCTCTATACGGAGCTGTGAGATTGCCCTCTTTATAGAGGAGGAACTGCAGCTTCTGTCTGTCTCCCGGTTCATCCAGGGAATAGGCAACTGGCCGCTCCCAGGTCTCATTATGCAGCAGGCTGATGTCCATCTCCATCACGGGAAGTACCAGATCCGATCGATTGCGATACAGTGCGCCCGGCATAGAGGTGATATTGCCTGCGCTCTCATCCTCCACCCTCTCTTCAAGCATGCTCTCATTCAGCAGAATATCAACTGGGGGGGTATTGTTCACCTCAATCTGCAGGGTATAATTGGTCAGCCGGTACTCGTGGTTGACCACCCCCACGATCACTGTGCTGTTCTCTTTTGCCCTGACCGCAGTCGGATAGTCATAGGCCTTCCCCCCCGGCCCCAGGATATAAAACTCAGTGAACTTCTCCCCCTCTTTGGGGGTGACCACCACATATACCAAGGCGGCGATGGAGGCGATAATGGATAAGAGCAGAATCACTGTCAGGGCCCTGTCCACCCAGCCCCTATCCTTCTCCCTTCCGATCTCCTCTTTCAATGAATCAGCCCACTGGCGGAGATGAAGGAAGAACCTCTCCTCTGGGGGGAGGGACAGGCGCCGCCTGTGGGCAGTGGCGGCCAAGAGCAGGGTGAAGGCGGAGATGGATATGACAACCGGGAGCAGCCTGATCCCCCAGGGGGTGTAATTGAGGCCCAGGCCGATCAGAGGAACCACGGCAATGCTCAGGCCGAAGCTCAGGGCAATCCTCTCAATTCCGTCCAGATCCTCTCTTTTGGGAAAGAGGGCGGCGATGAGGACATATCCGGGAACAAATAGCACCATCAGAAGGCCGATGGGCACTCGCAGGAATAGGGCGCTCAAAGGGGTGAGGGTGAAGAGCAATGCTGCCAGGGCCATAATTGCTGCCCCCAGGAGGTCTGCAGGTATACTCTTTAAACCTCTATCCATCCCTTATCCACCCTCTACCCTTCCCCTATCCACCCTCTACCCTTCCCCTATCCACCCTCTACCCTTCCCCTATCCACCCTCTACCCTTCCCCTATCCACCCTCTACCCTTCCCCTATCCATCCCCAATTCCCCTTGAATCTCTCTTTACAGCCCCAACCATTCTGTCAGCCTGGCAGCAACTCCCATATCCCGCCCAGGTTGGGCTGGCGGAATGGCCTCATCTGCTCCTGCCACCCCCTCCCGAATATGTCCTCTCGCCCTGAGTTCAACGGTTGCGGATGCGTTTTTTGCCTCCTTCCTTAAAATGTTCACGCCCTTCACATCGCCATCGCCCTTGATGAGGTACTCGCCCTCCGGCATGCCAGTGGTGTCGATTATCAGCTTATACCTGCCCTCGGAGTCAGCCTTGACCCCGGTCTCGGCCTCAACAGTTATAGGAACCTCATTCTTGTCCGGCATTGCTCTGCCAGATACCTTGAGCTTATACCTTCCCGGTGGGACATCCTGGGCAGAGAGGTGTACCTCCCCTCCCTGAGCATTGAAGTCCTTGGTGATCCAGATGCCCATCTTAACTCCTGCATTGAGGTCCTGAACATCTCTGGCTGTAACAGCAATGCGGTTTGGCTTATGAGGTACTTTTATCTCCGTCTCATAGCTGTATCTCCCTGAGACCACTGGCAGCTTCATGGTGAAGCTGGTGAGAAAGTTATTCTCACTGTTCGGCTCACTCATCCCGGTTATTCTCACATTCTCTCCTGCAGTGATGCTGTCAGCGGAGAGCTCAAATGAGAGACCTGGCAGGACCCCCATGAAGATTAGCATCACGCTTATGGCTATGGCGAGACTCGGCCATCCCGCGCCTCCCCTTCGTTCCAGTCTCTTTGGCATACTACCTTCCTCCTGTTTGCGCAATTGTTCAGATCGCTCTGAAGCCTTCATCTGCATGCTTCAGTCTGCATGTTTCCATCTGCATGCTTCAGTCTGCATTTTTCCATCTGCATGCTTCAGTCTGCATGTTTCCATCTGCATGCTTCAGTCTGCATGTTTCCATCAGCATGCTTCAGTCTGCATTATCGCCATTATTGGTGCTGATTGATCTATCAAGATCGATCTCATGCCTGGAATCGATGGCTGACCTTGGCACTTCAGATCTTTGCTGTACAGATCATGCAATTAATTAATCTGTCTTTGGACATCTCCTCAATACTATCCTCGATTTTTTTAAAGATTTTTCAGACCTACTACCTTTATTGTAGCTGATATCAGATAAAAACCCAACGCTGCAGTTCCTATAAATTCATCGAAGATGATCTGGAAAGCCAAACGACATCTATTATCTCCTTGTTGCCATTCACTGAACTGCAAGGATGGCGATGAAGGCAGAGGACTCTTTTTCGCTCTCTTCGATGAATTGTGCGAGCAGACCCGGGGATACTCCTCAGTGCCCCTGCTCCTTTGTGATGAAATCAGCACGGTTTGGCCTCACCACAGAGACGCCAGAGCAAAAAGAGAGATTCTCAGGGGTACAATGCCCACAAAGATCTGGCCAAGAGGGCCTCTCTTTATGATTTGTGCAGGCAGACCGCCCGCGGATGCCTGCGGAGCACCTCAGCCCGGGCCTCTCTTCTTCTTCTCTCTCCCCTGGCAGCCCGGCTCGATCAACGGGGCGAACTTCGTGCCGTAATAGATTATTCCCCGGTCACCCTCCTTTCCTAAAATCCGAAAGACGGCGCGAACCCTCATCCCGATCTTCACCTCTTCTCGGCTGGATACTATCTGGCCGGTGATCCTCGGCCCCTCATCCAGCTGGATTATGGCCAGATTGTAAGGGGTCAGGCTCTCAAAGTCCTCTGTGGCATTGTGGATGGTGGTATAGGTGATGATGGTCCCCGTTCCCTTGAAGGCATGGCTCTCCAGATGAGCCCCTCGCCGGCAGTTGGGACAGAGGTTTCGGGGAGGAAAGAAGTACTCGTTGCATATATTGCAGTGCGTTCCCAAGAGATTGTATCTCTGAGGTATGCTTCGCCAGAATCTGGGAGCTTGGGTCGTCATCTACTACCTCGTGAATATATGTACCAGCGCCGTTCCCCCGAGCCGCCCACATTGTGGGCCAGGCCGATCTCCACCTCATCTACCTGCCTCCGTCCCGCCTCTCCTCGGAGCTGCAAGGCGATCTCATAGGCCTGCTTGATGCCCGTGGCCCCCACAGGATGGCCACAGGCCTTCAGCCCGCCAGAGGTGTTGACAGCCACCTCTCCATCCAATGCTGTCCACCCCTCCTCTGTTGCCTTACCCCCCTGCCCCTTCTCCACAAATCCCAGATCCTCAATCGCCAGGATCTCAGCTATGGTGAAGCAGTCATGGACCTCAGCCACATCCACCTGACGGGGCTCGATGCCTGCCTGACGGAAGGCGGATCTGCCGGCATGGACGGTGGCATCCAGGGTGGTCAGGTCGCGGCGGTCATGCAGGGCCAGGGTATCGCTGGCCTGAGCACAGCCTGCGATCTTGATGGGGGTATCAGAGAACTGGCGGGCGATATCGCTCGGCGCCAGCACTACCACTGCTGCTCCATCGGATATGGGAGAGCAGTCCAGCACATGCAGAGGATCGGCCACCATAGGAGAGCTGTCCACATCCTCAATATCGATCTCCATCTGATACTGGGCGACGGGATTCATACAGGCATGATGGTGATTTTTCACTGCCACCCGGGCCATCTGCTCGTGGGTGGTGCCGTAACGGCGCATATGCATCTTGGCCATCATGGCATAAAGAGCAGGGAATGTGGCCCCAAAGAAGCACTCCCACTCCCTGTCTGCTGCTGCGGCCAGAGCATCAGCGGCAGTGCCCGAGGATACATCGGTCATCTTCTCCACCCCGGCGGCGATCACAATATCGCAGTAGCCGCTGGCCACAGCCAAGACCGCCTGGCGAAGGGCCAGGCCACCGGAGGCGCAGGCCGCCTCCACCCGGGTGGAAGGGACGTGCAGCCGGGAGAGGCCTGCGCAGTCGGCGATCAGAGCCCCGATATGCTCCTGCTCAATAAATCGCCCGCCGCTCATATTGCCCACATAGAGGGCATCTATCTGCTCACCGCTGATCTCTGCATCATCAATGGCCAGGACCCCTGCCTCAGCGATCATATCGCGCAGAGAGCTGTCCCATCTCTCCCCGAACTTGGTGCAACCCACACCAACGATTGATACCGATCTCATACTCTCAGCTTGCCTTTGTGCTTGGCATACATTGCATAATCAAGATACTGCGCATTGCCGATATAGTCGCGAACGCTGGGGGCATGGCAGCGTATCTCCTCGATTCTGTCCAGCACCCTGATGCTGAAGGCATCGCTCCCCGCGCCGGAGCCGAAGCTGGTGACGAAGATCCTCTCCCCCGGCCGGGCCACATCCAGGGTGGCAGCCAGGCCGATCAGGCAGGAGGCGGAGTAGGTGTTCCCGATCAATGGCACAATCAGCCCCGGCTCGATCTGGCTCTTGGAGAAGCCGAGCATCCTTGCCACCCGCACCGGAAACTTTCCATTGGGCTGGTGGAAGACGGCGTAATCATAATCCTTTGGGCTGGTCTGCATCCTCTCCATCAATCCCGTGGCGGCGCTGGTGACATGCTTGAAGTAGGCCGGCTCCCCGGTGAACCTCCCCCCATGCTCTGGATAGGGCATTCCCTCCCTTCTCCAGAAGTCAGGGGTATCGGTGGTAAAGGAATAAAAGCCCTCGATCTGAGCTGCCAGGTCCTTCTTTCCTATCAAATAGGCTGCTCCGCCGGCGGCGGCGGTGTACTCCAGCATATCCCCGGGCGCTCCCTGGCTGACATCGGCGCCTATGGCCAGCCCCAGATCGATCAGATCTGAGGTTACCAGGCCCAGGCATGCCTGGATGGCTGCTGTCCCTGCCTTGCAGGCAAACTCGAAGTCCGCAGTGGTGAAGGAGGGGGAGGTGCCGACCGCCTGACCCACGATGGTCCCCGTGGGCTTGACTGCATAAGGATGGCTCTCTGAGCCTGCATAGATGGCCCCTATCCTTCGCGGGTCCACACCGGCGCGATCGATGGCGTTTCTTGCTGCCTCCACGGCGATGGTCACTGCATCCTCATCAAGATCAGGCACGGACTTCTCGAAGACCTGCAGGCCTAAAGAGATGTCATCGCCATCCCCCCATACCCGGGCGATCTCATCTACCCTTATCCTGAATCGGGGAATATAGACCCCGTAGCTGACAATTCCCGAGACCAATGGATTTCACCCTTTGCTCAGAGCACTGGTGATCTCATCCACGGAAAAATGTGTCGTCAAAAGAGGAATATTCTCAACCTTGGCGATCTTGACTGCAATGGGGTCCACATCCACTGGATCCATCCCTTGCAGTACCACTGCCCCTGGTTTCAGATTGCTCACCCGCACGGCAACCATGCTCGATCGACCGGATCGAACTCCAGTGAATATCAGCGCCCGGGCAGTGCTCCGCCCATAGATCTTCTGGAACTGGTCGGGGAGCATCTCCACAATGGCCTTCAAGCTATCTATCAGTGTATAGCCCCAGATGGTGATATCCGTCCGGCCATATATCACCGCCGCATCCAGCTTCCGGGCGATATCATTCAATGGAAGGGGCTCTTGATACTCGCAGACGCTGCAGATGGAGTCCAGGCCCAGGATATCCCCCCACATATTCTCATAAGCACGCATAACATTGCAGCCCCGGCTCTCATCCAGTCTGAGCAGGGCATCGATTATCTTGCTGACGATCATTATGCCTGGGGACTTTCTCCTGCCGCTCTCATAGTCTGATATCACTGAAGGGGATATATTCAGATGGTTGGAGAGATCGGTCTGAGTTATGCCGAAGTTTCGCCTCCACTTCCTCAATGTCTCCCCTGGGTTTGAAGACAAGGTGATCTCGCCTGCGATCTTCTCTGCCAGCAATCCTCGTGCGTTGGAGATCTCCCCACCGGATTTCATGAGATATAAACTGGTGAAACTAGCATATAAATGTAGCGAAAATAATTCGGCATTTAACGAATTCGAGGTTTGCCAAGGGTATGCTGCGAAGAGGCCGGGAGTGCGTCGACCGGGATTCGAACCCGGGTTGTAGGCTTGCTTCGCAGATCTACTGATCTGCCTGGAAGGCCCAAGTCATAACCGCTAGACCATCGACGCCCGCCAGTTAGTTTCACAGCCTGAACTTAACTGTTTCGATCCAAATCCCTCCCCCAGAGCAGAGCATAATCTCCGGCCCTTCGCTATTTCACCATAAAGGAGCAAAGGCACAAAAGCGCGAGAGATAACACTCCTCGGCCCCCCACTAAAACAGCAAAGAGCCCGCCCATCTCTCCCCTATGCCAGGAGGAGAGCGGTGATAGTCGCGAATGCCACCCCGTCAGCTTGATGTATCCATTCCAGCACACCACCTCCGGGCTGGGCATCTCCCAAGCGAGCACTTTCTCGCAACCCTCGCCCTCCCCCGCACTCCAGCCTCCCTCCTTCAATGTAATGCTCCTCGACCTTAAGGGCCGATCCCCAGGAGATAATTTGATATATGGGGGTGACCGCGAAGGAAAAAAAGGAATCGAATGGAAATAGGAAAGAGAATGATTGCCCTTATCGTCGCCTTCTGGCTGATGCTGCCTGCCTATGTGCCGAACAACTTCGCTGCCATCTTCGGGGGCGGAATGCCTCTGGACCTGGGCCAGGTCTTTCAGGATGGAGAGAGGACACTGGGTGATGGCAAGACCTTCAGGGGAACTATAGCCGGGACAGTATGCGGCATGCTGATGGGTCTATTGCAAAACCAGATCGCTCCGTCCTTAGGCCTGCCGGTCTTCGGCGCGGGATTCGAGCAGCTCCCCATCCTCCTGGGCCTCTCCCTGGGGGCAATGCTGGGGGATATATTCGCAGCTTTCTTCAAGCGCCGGCTGAAGATGAAGCGCGGCTCTCCTCTCTTTCTGATAGATCAGATCGATTTTGTGATAGGGGCATGGCTTTTCACTATGCTGATTGCGCCGCAATGGTTTTGGCACAATTTCACCCCTTTTATAATGATGATCGTGCTCATCATCACTCCCATCCTCCACCGGGTAACCAATATCATCGGCTATAAAATCGGGGCGAAGAAGGAGCCCTGGTAGAGGTTCCTCGATCATCGCGGGGGAGAGGATTTGGCCCGACCAGAGATCGCGAAAGGTTTATAAGTTTGGGTAATTGATACCAAGAGCGTCATAGCCAATTTTATCGTAGAAAAGTATGAAATTGGTAAAATGAAAAGGAGGAGGAATAAATGGACGCATTTAGCATGGGGCTTGTAGCCGCAATGGGAGCCCTTGCGACGGTTGCTGGTGCTTCTGAAGATATTGAGTCCGATGTAGGATCTCAGAGCAATCCCAACTCGCAAGTACAGCTGGCTGCCCAGGTCGGCAATCCCCACAGGATCTATAATAAGGCCATATCGGGTGAACCCCCGGCCAATGCCCTGTGGGCCGCCACAGCTGCTATGGTAGCCTATACGCTTATCACCACTTTCCAGTTGCCTGCATTGATGGCCCTGGTCGTAGGCGCTTCAGTTGCTGCTTTATTCAATGGCGTTTTTTCGATGAGCGCTTATTTTGGCAGGAACTCCAGCCAGGCCAGGTTCAACCAGTGGATTTATCTGGATATCGTCAGGTACACCACGCCATCGATTATGGCGCATGCCTGGATAACATCATTCTGTATTGCAACTATATCGTATATCATGGTATACATGCTGCCAACGCCACATCCCTTCCCAATGCCCATCATCGCATTGATCTGGGGGCTGGCAGTGGGTGCCATCGGCTCCTCAGTGGGAGATATCCATTATGGCAGTGAGAGACAGTTCCAGAACCGGCAGTTCGGATGCGGTCTGAACACCATGCTCTCCGGCCAGATCGTGAGGAAGGCCGAGGCAGGCCTCAGAAACTCCATCGACAACGCCTGGTTCTGCACCAAGTTCGGCGGACCGGCCACGGGAATGGGCTTCGGCCTGACGGTCTTTCTGGACAACTGGCGGACAACGGTATTCGATCCTGTAACCCAGGCCAGCTATGCCATTCTCATGGGAATCTTCTTCATTCTTGTGGAAGTTGTCTATAACCACTATATAGAGAGGTCCACCAGGAGAAAATATGGGCCATATCCAGAGTATAAGGGGGATATAGCAGCATGATAGATCAAAATACAATTATATATGTCCTGGAGATCATCGTGGGCGGGCTGCTGGTTGGAGTCGGTGTTCACTTCGTTCCTGTGGGCGGCGCACCTGCGGCCATGGCCCAGGCTACTGGTATCGGCACCGGAACGGTGCAACTGGCTGCTGGAGCGGGCCTCACCGGTCTGCTGGCTGCCGGCCTGATGATGTCCGTCACCGATAACATCTGGCTCATCCTGGCCTCTGGAGCAGTGGGAGCAGGGATTATGATCGGCTCTACTATGCTCACCGGCTCTTGGATCTACGCTTATGCTGTAGGCGTGCCCTTCGCCTCGGCCAAGGTCAATTATGATCCCATTACCGGCTTCTCTCAGCCACCCTATGTCGCTCCGGGAACAGTTGGCCAGGGCATACCCACAATCTGTTTCGTCAGCGGCCTCATTGGCGGCATGATGGGCGGTCTGGGCGGTGCCATGATCTACTATGCACTATATCTGATCAATCACAATACTGCTCTGAGCGCCATGTTCGCCATCGGCATATTCCTGGTGAATGCTGTGATCGCCTCCTGGAATATCCAGGGCACCATCGAGGGCTTCCACGACCCCAAGTTCAAGAAGTGGCCCTTCGCCTTCAGAGCCTG
Coding sequences within:
- a CDS encoding VWA domain-containing protein gives rise to the protein MESWDWIEIWQRSRQSWHWPLLPPPVLREEGISSSFVFPNYQITLNQQDLELGPLYLENLFDHLIVQYIFCPRSLENAGLLALAALKGLGHHLPSDSAYTQAYSSAYSLAYTPRGKMSLDRAAHILSARRMVNIFSDIVSDSFRLERSRRDEELVLMGYRRLADRDGQAGCPLMPMDRVILGFLRAFWGADLPPCPLPEVEHLLRIFSPGIRDRSLWPRQCQEMARILGALEPGVLGQGPVRAQEILNGSADAVPLLCASGLDAGEYEEARAVLGQRGDLKRWYRDQSYFIEIRELPRARYETCPSDYTKWRLTDPFSDLDISYSLSLSPYLIPGVSTYRRRHQSNPLIPGRAGVPDLLVVLDSSRSMEGPRKGTRTHKATLAAFKACQFAHSMGAELAAINFSESYHSIGWTRDLNAVEDVLVEFFCTRTHIPGNRIRELAWARPGCLILCITDTHIQNLYQEWEDIKKAAEVGSFVLFSIDPAYRDKHVEEALSSLGQVYHIRQLDDLISLVVEVSERAYSGESFIISQ
- a CDS encoding CDP-2,3-bis-(O-geranylgeranyl)-sn-glycerol synthase — translated: MIALIVAFWLMLPAYVPNNFAAIFGGGMPLDLGQVFQDGERTLGDGKTFRGTIAGTVCGMLMGLLQNQIAPSLGLPVFGAGFEQLPILLGLSLGAMLGDIFAAFFKRRLKMKRGSPLFLIDQIDFVIGAWLFTMLIAPQWFWHNFTPFIMMIVLIITPILHRVTNIIGYKIGAKKEPW
- a CDS encoding Zn-ribbon domain-containing OB-fold protein; the encoded protein is MTTQAPRFWRSIPQRYNLLGTHCNICNEYFFPPRNLCPNCRRGAHLESHAFKGTGTIITYTTIHNATEDFESLTPYNLAIIQLDEGPRITGQIVSSREEVKIGMRVRAVFRILGKEGDRGIIYYGTKFAPLIEPGCQGREKKKRGPG
- a CDS encoding helix-turn-helix domain-containing protein → MKSGGEISNARGLLAEKIAGEITLSSNPGETLRKWRRNFGITQTDLSNHLNISPSVISDYESGRRKSPGIMIVSKIIDALLRLDESRGCNVMRAYENMWGDILGLDSICSVCEYQEPLPLNDIARKLDAAVIYGRTDITIWGYTLIDSLKAIVEMLPDQFQKIYGRSTARALIFTGVRSGRSSMVAVRVSNLKPGAVVLQGMDPVDVDPIAVKIAKVENIPLLTTHFSVDEITSALSKG
- the mtrE gene encoding tetrahydromethanopterin S-methyltransferase subunit E translates to MDAFSMGLVAAMGALATVAGASEDIESDVGSQSNPNSQVQLAAQVGNPHRIYNKAISGEPPANALWAATAAMVAYTLITTFQLPALMALVVGASVAALFNGVFSMSAYFGRNSSQARFNQWIYLDIVRYTTPSIMAHAWITSFCIATISYIMVYMLPTPHPFPMPIIALIWGLAVGAIGSSVGDIHYGSERQFQNRQFGCGLNTMLSGQIVRKAEAGLRNSIDNAWFCTKFGGPATGMGFGLTVFLDNWRTTVFDPVTQASYAILMGIFFILVEVVYNHYIERSTRRKYGPYPEYKGDIAA
- a CDS encoding nucleoside deaminase; translated protein: MSERQAKGGGEGRPPGRLHSSGSSMSSAPSPARLSPPVDVGRERFEFKPVPVASRVIEYRQPWSGYTPLCTLEDQEECRYYPVQTANIKPEGIYRGIEVEGDSWMRLACQAARESVEDGGGPFAAVVVQIDDETDQILRYWINHNQVVSSLDPTAHAEIMAIRSACASLGVFDLGRIEKEVSRLPQPGGVSHCVIYSSAEPCPMCFAAICWANIPMLLFAATRFDAAAQGVGFSDEAIYEELSRPYSQRSLRVYQCTVDNSLDSFNLWKVSPKIQYSPDGIR
- a CDS encoding DUF1616 domain-containing protein; translated protein: MDRGLKSIPADLLGAAIMALAALLFTLTPLSALFLRVPIGLLMVLFVPGYVLIAALFPKREDLDGIERIALSFGLSIAVVPLIGLGLNYTPWGIRLLPVVISISAFTLLLAATAHRRRLSLPPEERFFLHLRQWADSLKEEIGREKDRGWVDRALTVILLLSIIASIAALVYVVVTPKEGEKFTEFYILGPGGKAYDYPTAVRAKENSTVIVGVVNHEYRLTNYTLQIEVNNTPPVDILLNESMLEERVEDESAGNITSMPGALYRNRSDLVLPVMEMDISLLHNETWERPVAYSLDEPGDRQKLQFLLYKEGNLTAPYRDLHLWVNVSEMD
- the mtrD gene encoding tetrahydromethanopterin S-methyltransferase subunit D; translated protein: MIDQNTIIYVLEIIVGGLLVGVGVHFVPVGGAPAAMAQATGIGTGTVQLAAGAGLTGLLAAGLMMSVTDNIWLILASGAVGAGIMIGSTMLTGSWIYAYAVGVPFASAKVNYDPITGFSQPPYVAPGTVGQGIPTICFVSGLIGGMMGGLGGAMIYYALYLINHNTALSAMFAIGIFLVNAVIASWNIQGTIEGFHDPKFKKWPFAFRACLVASILLALASVLIAGGA
- a CDS encoding hydroxymethylglutaryl-CoA synthase, which gives rise to MVSGIVSYGVYIPRFRIRVDEIARVWGDGDDISLGLQVFEKSVPDLDEDAVTIAVEAARNAIDRAGVDPRRIGAIYAGSESHPYAVKPTGTIVGQAVGTSPSFTTADFEFACKAGTAAIQACLGLVTSDLIDLGLAIGADVSQGAPGDMLEYTAAAGGAAYLIGKKDLAAQIEGFYSFTTDTPDFWRREGMPYPEHGGRFTGEPAYFKHVTSAATGLMERMQTSPKDYDYAVFHQPNGKFPVRVARMLGFSKSQIEPGLIVPLIGNTYSASCLIGLAATLDVARPGERIFVTSFGSGAGSDAFSIRVLDRIEEIRCHAPSVRDYIGNAQYLDYAMYAKHKGKLRV